TATTCACGCTTAGCGTGGTGTTTATAGGAATGTTGAATAACAATGACATCAAGGATTTGAGTATTGCCTCGCCATTAATTTATGCGATGTCAGGATTGTTTTTAATCGGTTTGGCTTGGCTTGTTAAAGTGTTGTTGATGAGCAAAAGCAAGTAGAAGCGGATTCTTTTGTAGAAATAAAATATAAATGGCTGAAAATAAATCAAATTATACAGAAGATAGTATCCGGTCGTTGGACTGGAAAGAACATATTAGGCTGAGGCCCGGAATGTACATCGGTAAATTGGGGGACGGTTCCGCTCAAGACGATGGTATTTACGTGTTGGTGAAGGAAATCATTGATAACTGCATCGATGAGCACGTGATGGGATTTGGCAAGCAAATTAACATTAGTATTTCAGAGCATCGTGTAGAAGTAAGAGATTATGGAAGAGGAATTCCTTTGGGAAAAGTTGTGGATTGTGTTTCCAAAATCAACACAGGTGGTAAGTATGATTCGAAGGCTTTTCAAAAGTCTGTAGGATTGAATGGTGTGGGTACGAAAGCGGTGAATGCTCTTTCCACATATTTCAAAGTGCAATCATTTAGAGATGGACAAACAAAGTTTGCGGAATTCAATCAAGGGGAACTATTGAATGAAAGCGAGCTAGAGCCAACAAACCAAAAGAATGGCACTTTGATAATTTTTGAACCGGATGATTCGATTTTCAAAAATTATCACTTTATACCTCAATATCTTGATGACCAGATTTGGAACTATGCTTTTCTAAACGCTGGCCTTACAGTAAATTTCAATAATGTAAAATACCATTCGGAAAATGGGTTATTAGATTTATTGCAAAGAAAAACGAATGAGGAAGCATTAAGATATCCAATTGTTCATCTAAAAGGCGATGACATTGAATTGGCTTTGACGCACTCCAACCAATATGGCGAGGAATACTATTCATTTGTTAATGGACAGTTTACTACTCAAGGAGGAACGCATCTTCAGGCATTCAGGGAAGCTTTGGTGAAGACGGTTAGGGACTTCTATGGAAAAAATTATGACGCGACGGATGTTCGCGCTAGCATAGTGGCTTCCGTGTCTGTGAGAGTTATGGAACCTGTGTTTGAGTCGCAGACAAAGACGAAATTGGGGTCGCAGG
The Aureibacter tunicatorum DNA segment above includes these coding regions:
- a CDS encoding DNA topoisomerase IV subunit B — its product is MAENKSNYTEDSIRSLDWKEHIRLRPGMYIGKLGDGSAQDDGIYVLVKEIIDNCIDEHVMGFGKQINISISEHRVEVRDYGRGIPLGKVVDCVSKINTGGKYDSKAFQKSVGLNGVGTKAVNALSTYFKVQSFRDGQTKFAEFNQGELLNESELEPTNQKNGTLIIFEPDDSIFKNYHFIPQYLDDQIWNYAFLNAGLTVNFNNVKYHSENGLLDLLQRKTNEEALRYPIVHLKGDDIELALTHSNQYGEEYYSFVNGQFTTQGGTHLQAFREALVKTVRDFYGKNYDATDVRASIVASVSVRVMEPVFESQTKTKLGSQAVGPDGPTMRVFVNDFVKKSLDDYLHKHADVAEALQKRILQSERERKEISGIKKLANERAKKANLHNKKLRDCRMHYNDVKAKNPEDTMIFITEGDSASGSITKSRDVQTQAVFSLRGKPLNCFNLTKKVVYENEEFNLLQHALNIEDGIDGLRYRKIVIATDADVDGMHIRLLLMTFFLQFFPDVVKNGHLFILETPLFRVRNKKETIYCYSEAEKQKATNKLGAKAEVTRFKGLGEISPNEFGDFIGENIRLEPVILQKQTSIEQLLTFYMGKNTPNRQNFIIDNLRVEKDVIDEIAS